Below is a window of Tolypothrix bouteillei VB521301 DNA.
GCACAATTGCCAAAATATCAGTCAGTGTGTTGCTCAGGCTAGTTACACCTCCAATAAAAATCCCCAACGCAGCATTAAAAGCCAAAAACTTACCAGCAGTCAGCCCGTCGCCTGTTGTCTGAGCCATCTGTATCGATGAAATCGCAAACCAATATAACAGCGCTGAAGTCACAAGCGGTAGAACCTCGTTAAACACAGAAACCCGATCTACAATTCGTTGGAAACTAGCCTTGAGCATCATTTGCTGGCTGTACTGCTCCGCCCAAGCAGCAAATGCGCGATCTTCCGCCATCGCCACCCGCAGCTTAGCTACCCCGTTAATGAGTTGTACTGTCAGTCCATTAATCTCGCCAATCAGTTGTTGCTGGCGGCGCAATTTGCGTATTAATACCAAGCTAGCAACAGTAGTGACAACAGTTGTTAGAAGGGCTATACCTACACCCACTAGAGCGAGTTGCCAACTGTAAACAAACATCAGTACCAAGTTTAGTAGAGCAAACAGTGCGCTTAAAAGAGTGCGTTGCGTTCCTCCTGACAATTTCTGACGAATTTGGTTCACCGATAAAACGCGGTTTACCAAGTCACCAGAGGAATAGTTGCGAAAAAATGCCGGACTTAATCTCAGCAGTCGATCCCAAATTGCAGGCTGCAATGCGCTATCAGCAGCGTTTTCGATTCGCAGCGAAATTATGCCTTGGGACATAGCAAATACTGTTCTTCCCATAAGAAGTGCAAACAACGCTAGCCCTATTTGCCCTAACAAGCCGCGATCGCTATCTGGAATGGCATTATCGAGCAACAGCGCTGTTGCCTGTGGCACAACCATTCCTAGCGCCGAGGCAACAACCCCAGTTGCCAAAACTAAAATTATGTCTTTTTGATAACCCTTGACGCCAAACTGAAACAATTGTATTGCATTGTTGACGACGTTGGGTAATGGTCGGTAAAATTGGTGAGCCTGTGTTGCAAGTGTTGCCGCTACTCTTTGATTTACAACAGTGCGAGTCTGCGTTGTGGGGTCAAACAAAATATAACGGTTGCCCGCTGGTAACAAAGCTACTGGAAGGTTTTCTTCTTGGGTGTAAGCTAATAACGGACCATGCTCGTGAAGCCACCAGTTATCCTCAAGCACTACGCAACGGGTGCGAATTTGGGAGGAGCGTGCTAGAGCTTCTATCGGCTCTTGAACTCGACTGAGATCCTCTGACTGCGTCGGCGGACTAATCGTTATACCCATTGCTCGTGCAACTGCTCCCGCTGCTACCAGCAACGGCGTTCCTGGCTGATGAAAAAATGCAGTTTCTTGCTGCGGTTGCACTACAGCAGCTAACTTAGAAAGTGCAGAGCTAACTACCTGATGATTGAGTTGCTCTCGTTCCATAAAAGAGCGGCTCGCTGCTTCTGTTTCCTTTATTAACAAATTCAAAGAATGGAAGAAATCAGTATGTAAATCAGCTAGAATATTTGGCAGTTTGGTTGCTAATTCTTGCTCGGTCAATAATTTGTAGCGCTCTTTATTTGTCGTTCTATTGGCGTTAGTGAATATGCGATCGAGATGATTTACCCAATTTTCTACCAAGGCTATTGTACTAGCTTTTCCTAAAGCTATTTGTGCTGCTAAATCCGTTATTGTAATTTGAAATAATTCTGTTGGCTCAATTGCTACCGCTAAAAAGGATTTTGGATTATCGATTGCTGCACCAAACAACGCTTCACCAGATCTTGTATTGAACAGATAGCGATGATGTTTGGCAAAATCTTGCCCTACCTCTACGCGCAAAGCGGCTTGTCTCGCTCGCTCGCTTAAATCATCCTCATCTCTGACTTCTGTTACAAACAATGACATGGCACCAGATTTAATAATCCATACCTTTTCTGGGTCATTCAGCAGTAATGATTCATTTCCTTGGAGGCGATACAAGACTTCCATATTACGCAATACACAACAGTCAATGCCAACGATTTTAATGAATCGCTACTGCCTTTGGGAGTGTGGCAGTTTGTAAACGCTTAGCGATCGTTTGTTTTTTTATACTTATATACTTAACAGTATTATTCCGTAGTTTTGTTTCAAAGTCAAAAAATAATTATACTTCATACGAAAGTTTCTATTAACTGGGTGAGTATTTGTGCTGAACTTAACTCAAGCTAATTTCATAACCAGCTAGCAGCTTGCTTCCCCCGTGTAAGACTTACTAGCAAATTTTCCCACATGGTGAAAAACCTTTACTGCCAGTGAATTTACTTAGTCTGAATGTATGTTACAGGATGGCGATCGCATAATAGTAAAATGTAGTTAAAAGTCATTGGAAAAGTTGAAACAATGCAGCGTTTTTCTGTTACAGAGATCCAAAATACTCATACTGAGGTTTTAAACCAAGCCTCTGTCGAGCCTGTTTTGCTGACAGAGGAATCACAACCTAACTATGTCATTATGTCAATTGAAAACTACGAGCAATTGATGAATCGACTAACTCGATTGGAAGATTCGATCGTAGGTCAACAAGCAGAAGCTGCACTCTCCAAGTCGCGGATGGTTGGTACAGAAAC
It encodes the following:
- a CDS encoding NHLP bacteriocin export ABC transporter permease/ATPase subunit, translated to MEVLYRLQGNESLLLNDPEKVWIIKSGAMSLFVTEVRDEDDLSERARQAALRVEVGQDFAKHHRYLFNTRSGEALFGAAIDNPKSFLAVAIEPTELFQITITDLAAQIALGKASTIALVENWVNHLDRIFTNANRTTNKERYKLLTEQELATKLPNILADLHTDFFHSLNLLIKETEAASRSFMEREQLNHQVVSSALSKLAAVVQPQQETAFFHQPGTPLLVAAGAVARAMGITISPPTQSEDLSRVQEPIEALARSSQIRTRCVVLEDNWWLHEHGPLLAYTQEENLPVALLPAGNRYILFDPTTQTRTVVNQRVAATLATQAHQFYRPLPNVVNNAIQLFQFGVKGYQKDIILVLATGVVASALGMVVPQATALLLDNAIPDSDRGLLGQIGLALFALLMGRTVFAMSQGIISLRIENAADSALQPAIWDRLLRLSPAFFRNYSSGDLVNRVLSVNQIRQKLSGGTQRTLLSALFALLNLVLMFVYSWQLALVGVGIALLTTVVTTVASLVLIRKLRRQQQLIGEINGLTVQLINGVAKLRVAMAEDRAFAAWAEQYSQQMMLKASFQRIVDRVSVFNEVLPLVTSALLYWFAISSIQMAQTTGDGLTAGKFLAFNAALGIFIGGVTSLSNTLTDILAIVPLWERAKPILQAQPEYDPTKANPGDLMGRVALDNVTFRYRDDGLPILDRVSLHAEPGEFVAIVGPSGSGKSTILRLLLGFETPQSGTVFYDRFDLAELNLEAVRRQLGVVLQNGRIGTGSIFQNIAAGGLISQAQAQEAAQMAGLADDIAQMPMGLHTIVSEGGTNLSGGQRQRLLIARALVNQPKIILMDEATSSLDNRTQAIVSQSLEKLNATRIVIAHRLSTIRNADRIYAIEAGRVVQVGTFEKLVNTEGLFAQLVARQMESN
- a CDS encoding type II toxin-antitoxin system prevent-host-death family antitoxin, which produces MQRFSVTEIQNTHTEVLNQASVEPVLLTEESQPNYVIMSIENYEQLMNRLTRLEDSIVGQQAEAALSKSRMVGTETFTAELKRLVTLDDNS